From Drosophila yakuba strain Tai18E2 chromosome 2L, Prin_Dyak_Tai18E2_2.1, whole genome shotgun sequence, one genomic window encodes:
- the LOC6528893 gene encoding uncharacterized protein LOC6528893 isoform X9, with amino-acid sequence MPNNRNRNRNRNRNKRNRNQNQNQNQNPSQNENNQQQAEGAEDREEQQDFQTQIAVAQSSFSVDDNGNSGSVSNGPTENCEEVTNTLEKTEKIEEISEQPATVIQQEADLEAEMGAKNSKHRKEKSDKQASNGKAEEQVRPPPTIIRRPPGSPRQAKVIVHRIVREEDKANGTAQSPEPPKVVTPKEQHLEVEALNEQLPNAHQEVETKQGQENEKGQKELPESSHLSEDAKQKLVEVENNRQVYDEVDYLSDETIEKNPKEAQHDPKEQEQYVLQLEKAMEFVENAHQQHVAAVQSYQIQRDTKPNAQQQEQNEVQHPQESTDAPPQPVAVPQVLKDTNKKEEQQEPILNNAQQQNGQIAPKSQKEFQIKVEFQAEDSRSQQPPPLKPTSKVIIHQIHLETTDEEKNSKPTFEEISSTTGSLAGTLSPPPRYLVESPKNVSSGQFARFSRDVQIQELELNSEFSSGEFNSLQSPLVCEVDSESEGSVAVGPERSPSDQQVPSSSRVEQQEQLRQKRAQKRNALESHFLPQLLNPRYLDSILEENEWRNSTASSGGSDQTGIRTPKLNETFPRSQLDFSRRHKRREEAPSPLKLETRLLEDSTDLESCTRLQSTLSPQSEDAELVYLSSSASSSVSDLMELELEQAAALAERALVDLDTDASRLIARPDDEMSSTSTTTADRSETEAETETETEREGEQSRESTPVNANPTLASSQSSLLSAPTPTPTPTPTPADREQLAKDTNVSGGSTISFGAASPLAATREEFVRNMDKVRELIEMTRREQEQGELPRSPSPPPVPPPPASVPPYSPESSSFHLASLQLKRQESNDSHCSDSTTHSQCTAINLASPPPPPTAQPPTPPLRQKPAPPPVPPPVSPPAPPTPQSEPELSVADSVANADADAGADTDTEAIKKLRLLCTEQLASMPYGEQVLEELASVAQNIADQSQSKMPYPMPQLPHIKELQLNANETKSTSAWLGLPTQSDPQVLVCLSPGQRDLVNTQTQPDDLLDAHQKFVERRGYHELSKAQVLEQDHQQQQSEMLKTAAMMRELRKSLSPTAPPVPPPPVPLKSAETAAKATAHENAKRDDASEQKQKITECESSSLENKPRRAADLGAQQSAEHRQSSSTTTSSHKATTETMSSDTAKFPTLDSMESELARMFPQHRGDIFEEQRKRFSNIEFPSHQPVSQTKRYSNIETSSFESKKRLENGQVVYDVSTSSHEKKEQGDPPKDQSAPPVPPPPIMSATKLNGNTFIDGGVAPKNSQSSRENGSGSGNGTYEEFRQRAKAAADAFGEQREQQNGLDQDRVFKDFDRLSQQMHAELQSTREKREKSASMYDLSGFTRPATGHPRLDELQQRRHAHMQELEREIERSAKSRQERMSSVPRQMEATPPRTHEIPIELEPRSRRAESLCNLNESPPRPHTTVGHYNHPGAQDDWSRYANDLGYSENIARPFAREVEICYQRQNQRTPHGIRAPRLSASTNDLSSSSQYSYDTFNAYGGRRTHAPMLNQAQQQQRPHYGSCYSMIERDPNPRYISTTSRRGVSPAPPPVASPQQQQVPPPAYDRQQRRSSLPRELHEQQLKYILSKEEELKFEVERLQQERRRLMEEMQRAPVLPAPQRRESYRPAAKLPTLSEDEVFRQQMAEEWMNKVAEREERRQHKIIRISKIEDEHDHSAVDKTTISDEFLDRVKERRHKLAMPADSDWESGAESQPQPAAQSQPESDVEAPPVRILEGQAEANLRQLPRHLREFAKFSTSEQLPDGAQMERHEEQERREEATDNAHSSATKKTSIVKTYKVSRLPPSVQDRATATEEANSAATGMGVRLRPRPPKQTRFLLNAQQLQQQRQRRSWSESDLLKEIDSELQLAKGFLYANGVWTPYGSSSDLNQSGTTSATPPPPPPPSLPVWTPQPSPVLSGRKEFRPVRFESPTLPRRYTAQQHQQQQQKTTTTIPPWSSTENGEGAPPPTAIASLNSVNSNSDYAETDCSGHFGPVAPSASVSDKIRTFERSSSNSELQRPFARRQLSDASRPAYRPNEVIYKVKHEYMSEPETGSDRPRKMAQLGRRQYDGIGPVTNDGMPIILRSEVKEPHQHEWYKRLYQTIHKQKNGDDFVIRYKCPRARPSYKSNGYVSEPEPNYDSDYSTVRYRTQNPHRVQSVSSAVNVRNLTQDEKLYGTMPNPIKSAQSSYKNQPGRIENYTTGHSSVSEKEKKEWWDEVMDIFNGWLREHTRIPRIIIEFVDEFDGIGSLEQSKLSPLYTEGNLSRALAKESGYTSDSNLVFRKKEVPVSSPLSPVEQKQAYKSLQAGGEPPLLGFRKPAPEKPRDLDPNAPPIPPQPPVKGLSSYDFPYNTDTVDGSVSPNHYYATDVNIHFKTPIRHEQRQNLSEEELAIRQAEHMQKLYHEERRRKYLQELQDMNSRRHTDNFTPSQKSPIALNRYDDFPTDVTLKSLVGPKTVARALFNFQGQTSKELSFRKGDTIYIRRQIDANWYEGEHNAMIGLLPASYVEIVSRDGARTPSKRPSEGQARAKYNFQAQSGIELSLNKGELVTLTRRVDGNWFEGKIANRKGIFPCSYVEVLTDIGAEDIAAKTTTVITSQSTTNLRPNLDVLRTNINNEFNTLTQNGAQPPNGILKETRTLHKTDALHVDTSSEPLAYRALYKYRPQNSDELELLEGDVVHVLEKCDDGWFVGTSQRTGCFGTFPGNYVERA; translated from the exons GTTGAAAATAATCGACAAGTTTACGATGAAGTGGACTACTTGAGCGATGAGACCATTGAAAAGAATCCAAAAGAAGCGCAACATGATCCAAAGGAACAGGAGCAGTATGTGTTGCAACTCGAAAAGGCTATGGAATTTGTAGAAAATGCACATCAGCAACACGTTGCTGCTGTCCAAAGTTATCAAATACAAAGAGACACGAAGCCAAACGCACAGCAACAGGAGCAAAATGAAGTACAGCACCCACAGGAATCAACTGACGCACCTCCACAACCGGTTGCTGTTCCACAAGTCCTTAAAGATACCAATAAGAAGGAAGAGCAACAGGaaccaattttaaataatgccCAACAGCAAAATGGACAGATTGCACCAAAATCCCAAAAGGaattccaaataaaagttGAGTTTCAAGCCGAGGATTCTCGTTCCCAGCAGCCTCCTCCACTGAAGCCCACCTCCAAGGTGATTATCCATCAGATACACCTGGAAACCACCGACGAAGAGAAAAATTCTAAGCCCACTTTCGAGGAGATCAGCAGCACTACCGGTTCTCTGGCCGGAACCCTATCTCCACCACCCCGTTATTTAGTGGAGTCTCCGAAGAACGTGTCAAGTGGTCAGTTTGCGCGCTTTTCGCGTGATGTGCAAATCCAGGAGCTGGAACTGAACAGCGAATTCAGCTCCGGGGAATTCAATTCCCTGCAGTCGCCGCTGGTTTGCGAAGTAGACTCGGAATCAGAGGGATCTGTAGCCGTGGGTCCGGAACGATCGCCGTCGGATCAGCAGGTGCCGTCCAGCAGCCGagtggagcagcaggagcagctgcgcCAGAAACGTGCCCAAAAACGGAACGCTTTGGAGTCGCACTTCCTGCCGCAGTTGCTTAATCCCCGCTATCTGGACAGCATCCTAGAGGAGAACGAATGGAGAAACTCCACTGCCTCCTCTGGCGGAAGCGATCAGACGGGGATCCGCACCCCCAAGCTGAACGAGACCTTTCCCAGGAGTCAGTTGGACTTCAGCCGCAGGCACAAGCGGAGGGAGGAGGCCCCGTCGCCTCTTAAGCTCGAAACTAGATTGCTGGAGGACTCCACCGATCTGGAGAGCTGCACCCGACTGCAGAGCACCCTGTCTCCCCAGTCCGAAGATGCGGAGCTAGTTTACCTGAGCTCCTCGGCCTCCAGCAGTGTCTCTGACCTCATGGAACTAGAACTTGAACAGGCCGCCGCCTTGGCGGAGAGGGCCCTTGTGGACTTGGATACGGATGCCAGCCGGTTGATTGCTCGGCCGGATGATGAGAtgagcagcaccagcaccaccacggCAGACAGGAGCGAGacggaagcggaaacggaaacagaGACGGAGAGAGAGGGCGAGCAGAGTCGTGAGAGCACACCTGTTAACGCCAACCCGACGCTCGCCAGTTCGCAGTCTTCGCTGCTGAGCGCCCCAACGCCGACGCCGACGCCGACGCCCACTCCCGCCGATCGCGAACAATTagcaaaagatacaaatgtatctggCGGATCGACTATTAGTTTCGGGGCAGCATCGCCGCTAGCGGCCACGCGCGAGGAGTTCGTTCGCAACATGGACAAAGTGCGCGAGTTGATCGAGATGACGCGGCGCGAACAGGAGCAAGGTGAACTACCGCGATCGCCGTCGCCGCCGCCCGTTCCCCCGCCTCCCGCCTCCGTGCCACCCTACAGTCCCGAGTCCTCCTCGTTCCACCTAGCTTCCTTGCAGCTGAAGCGGCAGGAGTCGAACGACTCCCACTGCTCCGACAGCACCACCCACAGCCAATGCACGGCCATCAACCTGGCCAGTCCCCCACCGCCACCCACCGCTCAGCCACCCACACCGCCACTCAGACAAAAGCCCGCACCACCACCCGTACCGCCACCCGTATCACCACCCGCACCACCAACTCCCCAATCAGAGCCAGAGCTTTCAGTTGCAGATTCGGTTGCGAATGCGGATGCAGATGCAGGGGCCGACACGGATACGGAAGCCATAAAGAAGCTGCGCCTGCTGTGCACCGAGCAGTTGGCTTCCATGCCCTATGGCGAACAGGTGCTCGAGGAGCTAGCCAGTGTGGCCCAGAACATAGCCGATCAGTCCCAGAGCAAGATGCCCTATCCCATGCCCCAGCTGCCGCACATCAAGGAGCTGCAGTTAAACGCAAATGAGACCAAGTCCACATCCGCCTGGCTGGGTCTGCCCACCCAGTCCGATCCCCAGGTATTGGTCTGCCTGTCACCCGGCCAGAGGGATTTGGTAAACACCCAGACCCAGCCGGATGACCTGCTAGATGCCCACCAAAAGTTCGTGGAGCGTCGGGGGTACCATGAGTTGTCCAAGGCCCAGGTTCTCGAGCAGgaccaccagcagcagcagagcgagATGCTCAAGACGGCGGCCATGATGCGCGAGTTGCGCAAGAGTCTCTCGCCGACGGCGCCCCCTGTCCCTCCGCCGCCGGTACCATTGAAGAGCGCCGAAACGGCGGCCAAGGCGACCGCTCATGAAAACGCCAAGAGAGATGACGCAAGCGAACAAAAGCAGAAGATCACAGAATGCGAATCGTCATCGCTTGAAAATAAACCAAGGCGAGCAGCTGATCTTGGTGCTCAGCAGTCGGCAGAGCACCgccagagcagcagcaccaccacctccagcCACAAAGCGACCACAGAGACCATGTCCAGTGACACCGCCAAGTTTCCCACGCTGGACAGCATGGAGAGTGAGCTGGCCAGGATGTTCCCCCAGCACAGGGGCGACATTTTCGAGGAGCAGCGCAAGCGGTTCTCCAACATCGAGTTCCCCAGCCATCAGCCTGTCAGTCAGACCAAGCGGTACTCCAACATCGAGACGAGTAGCTTCGAGTCCAAGAAGCGTTTGGAGAATGGTCAGGTAGTCTACGATGTGAGCACTTCCAGTCATGAGAAGAAGGAGCAGGGCGATCCACCCAAGGACCAGTCTGCACCGCCTGTTCCCCCGCCGCCAATTATGTCAGCAACGAAATTAAACGGCAACACTTTCATTGATGGAGGCGTGGCGCCCAAAAATAGCCAGTCGTCGCGAGAGAACGGTagtggcagcggcaacggTACGTATGAGGAATTTCGGCAGCGTGCCAAGGCCGCTGCGGATGCTTTTGGAgagcagcgggagcagcaaAACGGGCTGGATCAAGACCGCGTGTTCAAGGACTTCGATAGGCTGTCCCAGCAGATGCACGCCGAGCTGCAAAGCACCCGGGAAAAGCGGGAGAAGTCGGCTTCCATGTACGATCTCAGTGGCTTCACTCGCCCCGCGACTGGTCATCCGAGACTAGATGAGTTGCAGCAGAGAAGACATGCCCACATGCAGGAGTTGGAAAGGGAAATAGAGCGGTCGGCAAAGTCGCGACAGGAGCGAATGTCCTCGGTACCGCGACAAATGGAGGCCACACCACCTCGAACTCATGAGATTCCCATTGAGCTGGAGCCACGTTCCCGACGCGCAGAGTCCCTGTGCAATCTAAATGAGTCACCACCACGTCCGCATACCACCGTGGGTCACTATAACCATCCGGGGGCTCAGGATGACTGGTCTAGGTATGCCAACGATTTGGGATACTCGGAGAACATAGCACGACCCTTTGCCAGGGAGGTGGAGATTTGTTATCAGCGCCAGAATCAGAGAACACCACATGGCATTAGGGCTCCCCGCCTTTCCGCCAGCACCAACGATCTGAGCAGCTCTAGTCAATATAGCTACGATACCTTCAACGCCTACGGAGGCAGAAGGACCCATGCCCCCATGTTGAACCAggcgcaacagcaacaacgaccTCATTACGGCAGTTGTTACTCCATGATCGAGAGGGATCCCAATCCCAGGTACATTAGCACCACCTCGCGAAGGGGCGTGAGTCCAGCACCGCCACCAGTTGCATCtccgcaacagcagcaggtgcCACCACCTGCCTACGATCGCCAGCAGAGGAGATCCTCGCTGCCGAGGGAATTGCATGAACAGCAGCTAAAGTACATACTAtccaaggaggaggagctcaAGTTTGAAGTGGAGCGATTGCAGCAGGAGCGCCGTCGTCTAATGGAGGAAATGCAGAGGGCTCCAGTCCTGCCGGCTCCTCAGAGGAGGGAGAGCTACAGGCCCGCCGCCAAGCTGCCAACTCTGAGCGAGGATGAGGTATTCCGGCAGCAAATGGCCGAGGAGTGGATGAACAAGGTGGCTGAGCGGGAAGAGCGGCGCCAGCACAAGATCATACGCATATCAAAGATTGAGGATGAGCACGATCACTCCGCGGTGGACAAGACAACCATAAGCGATGAATTCTTGGATCGGGTGAAGGAGCGCCGTCACAAGTTGGCTATGCCGGCGGACAGCGACTGGGAAAGTGGGGCGGAATCTCAGCCCCAGCCAGCGGCCCAATCTCAGCCAGAATCGGATGTGGAAGCGCCACCAGTACGCATACTAGAGGGCCAGGCGGAGGCCAATCTCCGCCAGCTGCCACGGCACCTGCGGGAGTTCGCAAAGTTCTCCACCAGCGAACAGTTGCCAGATGGCGCCCAAATGGAGCGTCACGAGGAACAGGAGCGCAGGGAGGAGGCCACCGACAATGCGCACAGCAGTGCCACCAAGAAGACGAGCATCGTGAAGACGTACAAGGTTTCCAGGCTACCGCCTTCCGTCCAGG ACAGAGCCACCGCAACCGAGGAGGCGAACTCAGCGGCAACGGGAATGGGTGTCCGGCTgcgaccacgcccacccaaGCAGACGCGCTTCCTCCTTAATgcgcagcagctgcagcagcagaggcagcggcGCAGCTGGTCGGAAAGCGATCTTCTCAAGGAGATCGACAGCGAACTGCAGCTGGCCAAGGGCTTCCTCTACGCGAATG GCGTGTGGACACCTTACGGTTCCAGCAGCGATCTAAATCAATCGGGCACCACatcggccacgccccctcccccGCCGCCACCCTCGCTGCCCGTTTGGACGCCACAACCGTCACCGGTGCTAAGCGGACGCAAGGAGTTCCGTCCGGTCCGTTTCGAGTCCCCCACTCTGCCCCGTCGCTATACGgcgcagcagcaccaacagcagcaacagaagaCGACGACTACAATCCCGCCGTGGTCCAGTACGGAGAACGGAGAAGGtgccccaccacccaccgcaaTAGCCTCCCTCAACTCCGTGAACTCGAACTCGGACTACGCCGAAACTGACTGCTCCGGGCACTTTGGTCCCGTGGCGCCCAGTGCCAGTGTCTCCGACAAGATCAGAA CATTCGAACGCTCTTCATCCAACTCGGAGTTGCAGAGGCCGTTTGCGCGGCGCCAGCTGTCCGACGCCAGTCGTCCAGCCTACAGGCCCAATGAAGTCA TCTACAAAGTCAAGCACGAGTATATGAGCGAACCGGAGACGGGCAGCGATCGTCCCCGGAAAATGGCACAGTTAGGGCGAAGGCAGTACGACGGCATCGGTCCGGTGACCAACGATGGAATGCCCATCATCCTGAGATCG GAGGTCAAGGAGCCGCATCAGCATGAATGGTACAAGCGTCTCTATCAGACCATTCACAAGCAGAAGAACGGCG ATGATTTTGTGATTCGCTACAAGTGTCCCAGAG CCCGTCCGTCGTACAAGAGCAACGGATACGTCTCAGAGCCCGAACCCAACTACGATTCGGATTACTCCACGGTGAGGTACCGCACCCAGAATCCGCACCGTGTTCAGTCCGTCTCCTCGGCTGTCAATGTGCGCAACCTAACCCAGGACGAGAA GTTGTATGGTACTATGCCAAATCCCATAAAATCAGCGCAAAGCTCGTATAAGAATCAGCCAGGACGCATCGAGAACTATACAACAGGTCATTCATCAGTTtccgaaaaggaaaagaaggaG TGGTGGGACGAAGTGATGGACATCTTTAACGGG TGGCTTAGGGAGCATACTCGCATCCCGCGCATTATTATAGAGTTCGTCGACGAATTCGACGGCATCGGA AGTCTAGAACAATCGAAACTATCGCCATTGTACACAGAAGGTAACTTGTCCAG AGCTTTGGCCAAGGAATCCGGGTATACTAGCGATTCCAATCTGGTCTTCCGCAAGAAGGAGGTACCCGTAAGCAGTCCCCTTAGCCCCGTTGAACAAAAGCAGGCCTACAAGAGTCTCCAGGCAGGCGGAGAACCTCCCCTGCTCGGCTTCCGCAAACCAGCGCCCGAGAAACCCCGTG ATCTCGACCCGAACGCGCCCCCCATTCCCCCACAGCCGCCAGTCAAGGGTCTCTCCTCCTACGATTTCCCGTACAACACCGACACAGTCGACGGATCAG TGTCTCCCAATCATTACTATGCCACAGACGTAAACATCCACTTCAAGACACCCATCAGGCATGAGCAACGCCAAAACTTGTCCGAAGAGGAACTAGCCATTCGCCAAGCGGAGCACATGCAGAAGCTCTACCACGAGGAGCGCCGTCGAAAGTATCTACAGGAGCTGCAGGACATGAATTCGCGCCGCCACACGGACAACTTCACCCCGTCGCAGAAGTCGCCCATCGCCCTTAATCGCTACGATGACTTCCCTACGGACGTGACCCTCAAGTCGCTGGTGGGCCCCAAGACGGTGGCCCGTGCTCTCTTCAACTTCCAGGGACAGACCTCCAA GGAGCTATCCTTCCGCAAGGGCGACACCATCTACATCAGGCGGCAGATCGATGCCAACTGGTATGAGGGCGAGCACAATGCCATGATTGGACTGCTCCCAGCCAGTTATGTTGAG ATTGTCAGTCGAGACGGCGCCCGTACGCCATCCAAGCGACCATCGGAGGGCCAGGCCCGTGCCAAATACAACTTCCAGGCCCAGTCGGGCATCGAGCTCTCCTTGAACAAGGGCGAACTGGTCACTTTGACACGCCGAGTTGATGGCAACTGGTTCGAGGGCAAGATTGCTAACAGGAAGGGCATCTTCCCGTGCTCCTACGTGGAG GTACTTACTGATATTGGTGCTGAGGACATTGCGGCCAAAACAACCACCGTGATTACCAGCCAGAGCACCACGAATCTGCGGCCTAATCTCGACGTGCTGCGCACAAACATCAACAATGAGTTCAATACGCTGACGCAAAATGGAGCACAGCCACCGAACGGAATCCTTAAGGAAACGCGGACGCTGCACAAGACGGATGCCCTCCATGTGGACACCAGTTCCGAACCATTGGC GTACCGCGCACTGTACAAGTATCGGCCACAGAACTCCGACGAACTGGAACTGCTCGAGGGAGATGTGGTCCATGTACTGGAAAAGTGTGACGACGGATGGTTCGTGGGCACCTCACAGAGGACCGGCTGTTTCGGCACATTCCCCGGCAATTACGTGGAAAGGGCCTAG